CACGTGAGCTTCCACCTTCATATGCCGCACCTTCATCTTCATGGGTTCCATCATCATGAGAACAAGGACCTCAAAGATATCCCAAAGGGGTGCCTGGCGGTCCTGGTGGGTCAAGGCCAAGAGCAGCAAAGGTTTGTGATCCCGCTCATCTATATCACCCACCCCTTGTTCATGCAGCTCTTGAAGGAAGCGGAGGAAGAGTATGGTTTCGATCATGAAGGCCCCATCACCATCCCTTGCCATGTCCAGGAGTTTCGCAATGTTCAAGGGATGATCGATAAAGACCAccatcaccaccaccaccatcatGGCTGGTGtttgttttagggtttgatTGAATTAATGGATTTAGATTCTTAAAAGGTCATGcaaatttgtttttatgttttctagTAGCTTTTGCTTTCCTTACCATTGCAGAGAcctttg
The Gossypium raimondii isolate GPD5lz chromosome 8, ASM2569854v1, whole genome shotgun sequence DNA segment above includes these coding regions:
- the LOC105791229 gene encoding auxin-responsive protein SAUR32, which produces MGIGGEKQQHVSFHLHMPHLHLHGFHHHENKDLKDIPKGCLAVLVGQGQEQQRFVIPLIYITHPLFMQLLKEAEEEYGFDHEGPITIPCHVQEFRNVQGMIDKDHHHHHHHHGWCLF